The genome window CTGTCTTATTGCACAATGAAGaagccaactcatcccaaaacgtGTAAATTGCAGTTCCATTCCTAGCACTGCGGTTTACAAGACAGTGAATCTATTCCGACTGAGATGAGCCCTGTTTCCTTTGTCTAACGGAggacaagagagcgagagaatgattgagggagaaaggagagctAAATAAAATACTACCACTGATAACACTCACCTTGATGACCAGCCGACAGGCAAAGTAGAAGAGTGCCACCACCCTGCCCCAGTTGAACTTTCCATCAGAGAAGATCTCACGGGCCACTCTCATAAAAACCTCATGGCTGGGCTGGAGTGCAGTATCATTTATCATACTGAAGGGGAAAACGAGATGCTCTAAGTATTGCACAAACTCCAGAGGTCAATTTAAAGTGAATATCTATTCAAGCAAAGAGCTGGAGTCCCTTTCTAAGTCCTTGGTTTAAGATACCTTTGGAGCTGTGTATTGCCATCCAGCTCATTTCCAATCTGCTCCAGGCACAGGACCAGCTCCTTGTGGTTGGGGTCACACAGCATACTCCCAATCAACTGGGTCCGTGACACTGACAACTGAGTCCCGCTGTCAGCATGGTGACGAACCCGCTCGTAGATGAAACTGCGAAAAGAGGGTCCCGGGTAAACAACTAGCTAGtatatcgtggactacaggaaaaggtgggtcGAACTGGCCCCCATTAACCTCGACGAGCTGGAGTGGAGCGGGTTGACagttttcaagttccttggtgtccacatcaccaacaaactatagggttcaaacacaccaagacagtagtgaaAAGGGCACGATAacaccttttccccttcaggagactgagaagatttagcataggtccccagatcctaaaagttctacagctgcaccatcaagagcatcctgaccggttgcaacactgcctggtacggcaactgaccgtaaggtgctacagcgGGTAGGGCGTGCGGTCAggaacatcactggggccaagcttcctgccatccaggacctatatacgtggtgtcagaggaaagcccccaaaaaattgccaaagacaacagccaccctagtcagactgttctttctgctaccacacggcaaagAGTAccaaagcgccaagtctaggaccaaaaggctactTAACAGCTTGTACacccaagccaaaagactgctgaaaaattcatcaaatggccacctggactatttacattgaccatttggtaaatattttcttaaacaataatgcagttcaagaaagagttaagggcttgtaaggtctgttgtattctgcacatgtgacaaagtttgatttgatatgttaTCCTTCTCTAATGAATTGGTATATACAGCCTGAAACAGAGTGCAACAGCTTATAAAACGTtcagccagaatgttgaataaaattacatttcaacTTACTCTACTGGTTGTCTGTGCAGTGTCCTTCAGACGCTcgaaatttgagacaaaatatccacataagTGTTGTTTACCACACTTTTTAGAGAGCTGGTAGGTTTGCCCTTGCCAGCTGAATGCGAGCAATGTTTGGTCTTTGGTTCACTGACGCTTGGCTATTGTTTACATATTGTGCAAGTGTTTACGTCGCATCTGTCAGTAGAATGAAAATACACACCAGAACCATATACCTACCGGCTCTCTAAAAAGTCTGGTAAACAATACTTCCCTGTGGAAATTTTGATCTAAATTCCGTGtggcttaaaacctcttaaggatcggtgtCCCGTCTACAGGACAGTTGTTGCTCAATATACATAATGTGACTACGtcattttaaacactttttttccggtacacatgtcttatatgggcagaaagcttattctaactgcattgtccaatttacagtagctattacagtttaaaaataccatgctattgtttgaggagtgcACAACAAAACACTTATCAACAAACAAAAGAGgaatagtcacatgcaaacaagcatacaatttacattgccaggaatcctaaacaaacaaatcatattcaataatacaagttttaattgcctttttgtttttcatttgttAAAGTAGTGCCATTGTTTAGACTcatttataaagtgaaaaaagttaggttttgaattagaccatttgcatttgtgaatatgaaatttacctagtattattagcagttgaattaaatataCTACATCTTTATCTGTcagaatttctgaaataaatcCTATCAAAACCATTATAGTACAACCGGTCCTATTTTTTTGTAACAATTCTTTGTCAATCCAAAAACATTCTACTATAAATACAGgcaaaaaacaaatgcaaaatggtctccttctccattccacag of Salmo trutta chromosome 1, fSalTru1.1, whole genome shotgun sequence contains these proteins:
- the LOC115198360 gene encoding apoptosis regulator BAX-like, with the translated sequence MAATSGGSDSGNGTDQVLELGEKLLTDFIYERVRHHADSGTQLSVSRTQLIGSMLCDPNHKELVLCLEQIGNELDGNTQLQSMINDTALQPSHEVFMRVAREIFSDGKFNWGRVVALFYFACRLVIKALLTKVPHIIRTIISWATDYLRDHVINWIRDQGGWEGIRSYFGTPTWQTVGVFLAGVLTTVLVIRKM